A region of the Anolis carolinensis isolate JA03-04 chromosome 1, rAnoCar3.1.pri, whole genome shotgun sequence genome:
gcgtcaaaggtaccgtgagctttgcaaaattcggaataaactcccggtagtaattagcgaaacctaagaacctttgtacatccttcttagtcttcagctcctgccatgagttgacggcgtcaaccttatgtgggtccattttaagttccctacctgacactacatgacctaggaactccacttcaggcacatgaaagacgcacttggaagccttggcgaaaagcccattagcccgcagtcggtgcagaacctgcttgacatgttgacgatgttctttctcgtccttagaaaaaatcaagatatcatccaaataaatcactaaaaattggtcaattaggtccctgaacacatcgttcatgaacctctggaagaccgcaggagcattacaaagcccaaaaggcatgactcggaactcgtggcatccgaaacacgtgttaaatgccgtcttccattcatccccttcccgtatacggattaagttataggccccccgcaggtcaagcttggtaaagaccttagccccttgcacccttgataacagttccgagattaaagggagcgggtacctatcccgaatggtgtatttgtttaggatccgatagtcgcagaccagcctaagttccccagtctttttggctacaaagaatactggtgccgcagttggagaactagatgggcgaataaaccccttggctaaattttcatctagaaactcccgcaaagcttgcctttccggtacagtcaaggcatacagcctccctgctggcaatttcgcaccttctgccaacttgatggcgcaatcatatggcctgtgcggtggtaatttgtccgcttctcttttacaaaatacatcagagaactccccatactcagcaggcactccctccatatcagaatgagtaacatttagagtgcaacaatcctgcctctttaagatcactttacgtgtcgcccaatctacttgtgggtttactacagctagccaatccatccccaggatcacatcatatctaggcaagctcgtaatatcccacacaaacgttcccgttactccctgcacctcccacattactgctgaggtttcatggttaaccaccccagtctccagcagtctcccatctgctccttccacccacacgtcgcatgccttgcgcactctaggaatgccatgcttcttagcaaactcaatatctacataagagaccgtagcccctgagtccagcagtgccaaagtagaaacaagttcccttcccccaacagataatgtaatgggtacgaaaacatgcttcctcccctcagttgactgcttgaggagccctagtgcgttggactcacgtcgcactagggctggccttttcccgaaagctgggaaggtttcacattacaatctttggcaaaatgcccagcattcccacagtacaaacacaagcccagctgcctcctacggctcttttcctctgtagacagctttttaaaaaccccaagctccataggctcttcccccatcaccacaggtgccctggttacatgcatgggtggcgcacacattgcttttgagtgtttacgagcctcgaaccttgcgtctaaacgcagcaccttagccactaaggcgtcccaactttcagccggctccaagcgtgctaattcatcctggagcatatcacttaacccggcagtaaataaaagcatgaatgcattttccccccaatccagctggtggcgatacaggttaaacttatttaagtaatccaaaacagtcccctttccctgtttcaaccgatacagagcccacccagcgttctccgtgcggagaggatccccaaaagtatcagttaacaactttttgaaattattcaaattgtctttgactgggtcatttcccaaaattaaattagtggcccattgtcctgcgggaccggtcaacaaactcaaaataaaggccaccttgctagtgtctgtaggaaaagcatgagcactgagctgagaaaaataaagctccacttgtgccaaaaaggttggcaacttgcacctggttccgtcaaagcgttcaggagtcaaaacatgtcctttcacagcatgagctgtttggctaacggtaaaagccgtttgcaattggtcaaatctggcccttaactcatccatcgtcttcctgacgggtttattgctgcaataaactttttatgggcgttgggcaatctgtcaaggacagaacgccacaagattcaaagtaacagagtttattagattacagaactcaaaaaatgcccgtaaaacacaagggccaggcagtatttgcctttaggagcaaaaagggacaaaagtaaatgttcaaaagataaaccggattaaaccggagtttaatccgggtaaaaacaaactgcttgcttcagcctgggtataaacaaaacgaaagccaaggaacagaagatacaaagaatgcaactaattggcagcagattcctctctgctgccaacactgtgcttagagtaacttgcgtcgcttccacacacacacagcagacaggatttccaacacgagcagatcagccaaggattgtagcagtagagtagaccagttccgttccgtagatcaaagccagaagcagacgtttgtagtttttccaagtccaagaaggggggaagacaagccgtggtcagttcagtccgagttctcaaagcaggagatggcgtccgtcaagaagacgacggaaggtcaagctaataagagtaagcacaggtttgcacaaacaaatgcccacacaattcctcccgccgactgaccctgaattccaaaaccacttacgtctcagcacaggaaaacacaccagtcttcaggaaagcgtcccacacacacagatcccaagcgtttgtccagattaccttgcccaacgcaatttgcaattgctcccaagccccattttatgccagttacaaatcctcatcactgtcagctgtcctccttaacccgggcgtttcctcatcactttcctcgtcagagctggaacacctctgactacgcccaacagcatctccagctgtggatcccgtcccatccctccagctaagccatgggtctaatcctgaaggtccccattcatcttctgtcccatcatggccagtggcacccaattcctcccttacccgagtccaatccatctcatcctcctctgagctaaccagcccctcctccattctctccgtaaacccctcgaaagactcttcgtcagatggtgctgcaaatatgtctcgcagtctttttctctctcgctcctcgagagtatctgactctcgaggagtcttacgcccacgtctgtcagtaacagagccatgaggctcaatcataacagtttttgaatacttggaaccagattgtattcattttcacggttgaccgcaacatcataataataataataataataataataataataataataatagtaatgatagtaataataatgactttggtaatacatagtgcttcactgccttctgagcttcctttctggaagaatcctttcttgggaggtgttagctggccctgattgtttcctttgtggaatttccaatttccttgctttatttactttctttatttctttattactgtcctggttttagagattatattgttctgcattattctatcctagaaattatttcaaatcaaagtagaatctcacttatccaacattcgcttatacaatgttctggattatccaacacagtctgccttttcataatcaatgtttttgtagtcagtgttttaaattcattatgatattttactggtaaatttgtaaatacagtacagtaaagtctcacttatccaacataagtgggctggcaaaatgttggataagcaaatatgttggataataaggaggcgttaaggaaaagcctattaaatatcaaattaggttatgattttacaaatgaaacaccaaaacatcatgttagacaacaaatttggcagaaaaagtagttcaatacgcagtaatgctatgtagtaattactgtatttatgaatttagcaccaaaatatcacgatatattgaaaacattgactacaaaaatgcgttggttaatccagaacgttggataagcgagtgttggataagtgagactctattgtaattactacatagcattactgcgcgtggaactaccttttctgtcaaatttgttgtataatatgatgttttggtgcttaatttgtataatgattacctaatttgatttttaatcagcttttcctgaatcccttcttattatccaacatattcacttatccaacgttctgctggcctgtttatgttggataagtgagagtctactgtatatttataatcttatattatctgcttagaaatggattatatgaggccccttcttcacagctgtataaaatgcacactgaagtggattatatggcagtgtggagtcaagataatccagtgcaaagcagataatataagattataaatgggttatatagctgtgtggaagggccttgagtctacactgccatataatccagtgcaaattagataatctgtggaagacgtctaagtgaggcctacatctgcctgtcccctaactgaaacctggctgtcccttggttgctaggcaacgaagtgggcagagattagccctctaaactggcagcaattggataaaaaatttatttctctccctctaattaggactttatttttcttttctttttgttgtatcaaccctgaggcatgggtgatgggttgtgttgtcaaatttcgaggttggggggcctgtacttttgttgttttgtgggttgccgtgatgccatcactcttttatatatatatagataaagtttaaaagagtttcagagagttttccatttgtgcttcccttgacccacctgtgtgtccatggcttcatgttttgacagcccaatcagttgatcagctgtttcaggcttttaaagtgTGCATGTGCGCTGGGGCAGTCCAcacagagggaagggaagggaagggaaacacatgttttgcatgactgcagggatatgcaGTCATGTAAGGGTGCACATTTTTTGGGTGGAATCGGGTTTTAAGCGCACTTTTTAAacacgtgcttttcagctgttaacccgatTCCGCCCGCACTTTGTTGAAAGTCATATAGCCACACACCCCTTTTATCCCAAttacttctgggtttttagcAAAATGTAGAAGGGTCCTTGGGCTCATGTTCCACTCTCGTCTACATTCACCTTTTGGTTGGAAGCAAGTAGGATATATTATGGAATTAGGGAGAATAAATATTTAATCACCCCATTTCATCTGCTGCAGTTGGTACTTAATACATTTCACTTAATGATGGCATCACCCAGGGGCTGTCCTTGGGGTTCAGGGTTCATGGTCCACTCCCCTCTGCATCCACCTTTTAGTTGGTCTGAACATAGGAACTGATAAGTATGGACCTCTTCTTAAAGAATTCTAGTTAAGATGTGTGTATGggtatttctctttctttctaatATCTCATTTATAAGATATATTTCTGGTATATCATGCCATAAATTGTAAGGTCAGCAAAGGGCACATTTGCCCAGAAAGATTGATTTCATGTAGGGAAGACACTATTACATCTTTTCTATGAGAGCTGAGATTACTCCTCTTGCTCTTTGTCTAGATTTCTAGGTCATCTTCAAATGATGACTTTGTTAGCTCTTTGCCAAAGTTCTCCAATCAGTTTCATTCTATTCTCAAAAGGGTCATGCCACCCAGACCACATCTAAAACATCAGTGTCCCCTTGGTATTATGTTTAACCTTTCCTTGAGAACCATTGAGTTCTGATGTATTTCTATGAATAAGGAGAGTAGTGAAATCTTCAATTCATATCCTTCACTTTATTTTGTATTTCCATTTCCCCCTAACAGTATATGACAATTCTTTCCGGTGTATTTTTAGCTTTATCAAAGCATGACACCTCTCTCTACTTAGATAGTATATGGACAAGCTTCCAAAATTTGTAACTATGTCTGAACTTCATACTTGAACCAAGTCCTAGACCCAAAGTTACATTTGCACACTGACTCCAAAGGACTAATATCCAGGAGTTCTGTTTTCTATTTCATCAGACTATCATTATTTTGGATGAGTAAGAAAAGTCTTTTCTCCTAATACAAATCAAACTGGCCcctattttgcttttcttttactAGCAGGTAAAGGCCTTTCTAGTCAAACAAGCATTTAGCAATTAATTGGTTGTGGGGAGTGTGCtatatttttaactttatttttaagttttaaattatttttacatttgtgaaattttaaagacattttataTTCTAATCTGTTCACATATCATTTTAATGTTGTTATTATCAGCCTTTTAGCTTTTTCATATTCTAGCATTTTTGCAAGCTGGCTTGAGTCCTACACAAGGAGAAAGGCTGGATATAAAATATCTAGATAAAgattggatagatggatagattgatgGACACACAAATAGATAGGCATCTGAACTcatttggttttggattttactcATTTACTCATTGAACTcatttggttttggattttactcatttggttttggattttactTATTTACTCAAGAGAATGTTATCTGTggatggatctatactgccaaataatgcagtgtgaATTTATTATATAGCCAGTGAAaactaatataatgcagtttaagtgtagatccagcttgtatcataaattattcattggaattgGCATAGAGGGTTGGATTGAACGCAGTTTCTAATTCCAGATGCCCCTTCCTTCCCCAATCCGAGAAGCTGGTGGCTACAGCATCTCAGGGGTTTCTTCCTCAGCAGGATTTGACATAAATTGAAGAGACATTCCCTCCCTTTGAAGTATGGCAAGGAGACATGTTAAAACCTTGTAGACACCATCTGTTAAGTATAAGACACTGACCATCCTAGCAGTTGGGAAAAAATCCAATGGTTCAACCTCTTTGACTGGCCATGCTCTTAATACTCCTGTGTTTCCTAACAATCGTGACCTCTGGACAAGTTCCCATTCATGATTCCTTGTCTCAATTCTTTGGGGCTTTGAATTTCTAGATTACTGGCTTTGTGTAACAACTTCTGAAACCTTGCCCCTGCACCTTCCTTCATCTTCTAGAATTATCTGTACATGACCTGAACTGGATTGACTTCTCTGCAGCTGCCTCTCTTAGGAGAATCTGTCTCTTTGGATACTTCCGGCCCATAGGACAATCTGATGAAGTCTCAGTGATGGCAGAATTTCTTATAGAGATGGTTCAGTAAAGAGCAAGTTCAGATGTATTAATTTCTATCCAAGACTGTTCTAGTACACAGAAATCCCAAGCAATCTTCCAACTTTAGGCTAAACAGACTGAGACCATTTTAGATTGAGAAAACTGTAGTAGCATCACACGCCTTCAGTAATCATGTATTTAGTATTGCCTTAGGCTAAGTTACTCCTAGTACATTTTAGGATTGGGTATTCTACTTCCCTTTAAAAAGTTAAGCTATAAGGCATTGCTTGCATTTTGAAGAAAGTGTTTGTGCTTCTGACATGCATAACAAGTACATAAACCCATTCAGttgatgttattttttaaaaagaattgccTGTCCATAATTTAGATAACAAGAATTATAGATACGTCTAAATAAGAATCGCTTTCATTTGAAACATAAGAGTGGTGGCTTCGTTTCCCGTTTTCTTTACACGTTATCCCTTCTATCTCATTTCTACCAGAATACCAATTAATCCCCAATCACCTTGCATATTAGTCTGTCTTAAAATTATATTGAAGTTGCACAGTCACCCTGGCTCTTGGTATTGCACAAAACTGAATTGAACACCCAAGTGATACAATTTCTGTTGCTGTAGTCTAACACACCTTAACAGTTTTGGTGGGCTACATCCAATGTAATGAGTTACATCTCAGGCAGGCCTGATTTTTTAATTACATTTATCTGGATATAAAAATGGCTGATGTGATACTTTGGGTACCGAATATGCTGGCAACAATTTGAGAGCAAGATTTGATGTTATACAATGAGGGGCTGTGTTTGTAATCAAGGATCTTTTAAAACCAGAGGCAGGGACAGTGTGATCCTGGGACCATATATGACCCACTAACTAGCTTTTGTGTTATTGTGGCACTTGTTTCCAGACCAtacctttcttccctttccttggGTTTATCTCTTCTCTTGCTCTGGAAACCTCCAGAAGAGGCAACACACTGCAAGTCTGTCTCCCCAATATTTAGGAAAACGAAAAtactcctcccccccccacacacacacacaaccacaagGATTTCTGGCtgctgctgtccaagactgttgctatcatgtcatcacggaggagccacaggatgttcacaaatttgtcaaggCATTCGATTTTTTGGAGGCCAGTCCAAacagcactgtgattcactgtgtcaaatgcctttgcaaggttgtgtgtgtgtgtgtgtgtgtgtgtgtgtgtgtgtgtgtttgtgtgtgtgtcaggagcgacttgagaaacagcaagtcgcttctggtgtgagataattggccgacTGCAAcaatgttacccaggggacacccagatattttgatgtttttactatcttcgtgggaggcttctctcatgtccccgcatggagatggacttgatagagggagctcatccgcaatctccctgggttggattcgaaccggcaaccttcaggtcagcaacccaaccttcaagtaatcagtcctgccagcacaagggtttaacccactgcaccaccaggggctcctgcctttgcaaggtcgatgaatgccatgtacagaggttgattttgttccctgcatttttcttagaGCTGCCATGCAGTgaaaatcatatccactgttcctctgaaggggcggaagccattctgggattctgaaaGGATGTCTTCCAAGAcaggtagaaggcagtttgcaaggattcttgcgaggattttcccagcagaagttagaagggagatacctcgacagtttccacagtctgttctttcccccttttttttgaaaagggtgatgatggtggcatctttgaagtctgctgggattttctcggttgcccacactttttcaatgagctggtggagttgtgtcagctcaggtccattCTCTTTAACGATTTCAGCAGGGTTCCCATTGGGGTTGCTGGCTTTTTAGTTGgttgatggctttgctgacttcctccgaACTAGGCAGTGCTGCCATGACTTctgctatgattctgtgattatgCTAAACAGGTTGGGCcatagatgacctttgtggcATTAAAGAATCCCCATGCATCATGGACAAGTGTTGaatttcttgagccttttttgttcaacatatattcttgagttctagaatcatataatcatagaatagtagagttggaagcgacctcatgggccatccagtccaactccttgccaagaagcaggaaatcgcattcaaagcacccccgacagatggccatccatcctctgcttaaaagcctccaaagaaggagcctccaccacactccggggcagagagttccactgctgaacagccctcacagtgaggaaattcttcctgatgttcaggtggaatctcctttcctgtagtcctTTCCTTTCTCTGGTCCATCTTTGGACCTCAGATTTTGCAGTGGTGTAGAtcattttcttagcagcacagttgatgTCTCTCTGTCATATTTGGAAAGATTCCCTTTTCTTATCAGTTAACTGTTGGATCttgttatcattttcatcaaaccagtcttttTCTTAGTTTGGCATCTAAATAGTACAAATTAAGAGGTGTTAGCTTTGGGTCTCTTTTGTGGGgagaaaaagtgagatataaaaataataataataataataataataataatggcaaaataaaaacaaagaaaactgaGAATAATGATAGATCGAGCCTTGATCAAAGTGGAGAAATATGCTTCTTTTGATGTTAGCTTGTTGAAATCCCTAAAATTAATGAATATGCCATTTCTGTTGTGCTGTGCTTGTTATTGTTATTCCCTACTCCTCAATTTTCAAACTCCTTTCTCTGAGAAACAGTTTTACTACTGCTGTCTCCTGCAGTTTCGGCATCCTCTGAAGAAGGCAAGAGATGCACCCACAGCATAGAAAAATAAGTTTTTTAGACCCAAAACTCCGAGAGGCCCCAGATCCTGTCTGAACTTGGAAACTAAGtatggtcagctctggttagtacttggatgggagatcgcaACAAACACcagatgttgtaggctatatttcaagggAAAGAATTCAAGGAATCTTGCTTAAGAAGACCCtataaaattaatggggttgTCATTAATCaacaggcagcttgaaggcaTGTA
Encoded here:
- the ogfrl1 gene encoding opioid growth factor receptor-like protein 1 isoform X4, yielding MWEVQGVTGTFVWDITSLPRYDVILGMDWLAVVNPQVDWATRKVILKRQDCCTLNVTHSDMEGVPAEYGEFSDVFCKREADKLPPHRPYDCAIKLAEGAKLPAGRLYALTVPERQALREFLDENLAKGFIRPSSSPTAAPVFFVAKKTGELRLVCDYRILNKYTIRDRYPLPLISELLSRVQGAKVFTKLDLRGAYNLIRIREGDEWKTAFNTCFGCHEFRVMPFGLCNAPAVFQRFMNDVFRDLIDQFLVIYLDDILIFSKDEKEHRQHVKQVLHRLRANGLFAKASKCVFHVPEVEFLGHVVSGRELKMDPHKVDAVNSWQELKTKKDVQRFLGFANYYREFIPNFAKLTVPLTQLLRKKQPFVWGREAHEAFLQLKSSFQSDNILTHPDVDKPFVVEADASSYALGAVLSQKV